The proteins below are encoded in one region of Bacteroides uniformis:
- a CDS encoding hybrid sensor histidine kinase/response regulator, with the protein MSEQFVTTTKHFRKMLAAGYLLIVLLVGGIICTWLGEWRDLELLERENREINRFRKETHDAYVGVVELSLLGESVLEWDDKDVAAYRRQRMTVDSMLCRFKSHYESVRIDSVRHLLEDKEKRLCAIMEALEQQADINRRIAKQVPVIVQTSRQEEPKKQRRKGFLGLFGKKQEAPPTTTTTMLYTLNRDMIAQQRAQSHRLSEYADSLASRNAELNRQLQTLIQQMDHKVQADLQEREAEISAMREKSFLQVGIITGVMLLLLIISYIIIHRYATRIKQYKRKTTDLIGQLQKSVKQNESLIASRKKAMHTITHELRTPLTAIHGYAELMQDNEEEKISGYADNILQASKRMTDMLNSLLDFFRLDSGKEQANVRPFRLENIAELLQTEFTQQAEAKDLKLTIECPEGIILNGDKERIIQICDNLLGNAVKFTNAGSVSLVISYDGNRLTLVVEDTGTGMSAEEQQRVFGAFERLSNAATQDGFGLGLSIVKQIVGMLGGTIRLESEKGEGSRFTVELPMNTADIGIEEQTAAESLAHIERPYSVIVLDDNPMVLSMTKEMYAGIGVHCDTFTTIGDAMEAMRQHTYDLMITDMKMPEINGYEVLELLRSSSVSNSKEIPIVVATASGSCSEEELLENGFTACLFKPFSISELVAVSDKCLLTSTDKDELPDLSSLLAYGDKRAMLDRLITETEKDMQAVREIMERNDRKALDEWIHRQRSSWAVIRADKPLWNLYELLHQESECSEMELRKCVDAMLRMGTVIIELAQKERRLSDESICD; encoded by the coding sequence ATGAGCGAACAATTCGTTACCACTACCAAGCATTTCCGCAAGATGCTTGCCGCAGGCTATCTGTTGATAGTCCTGCTGGTGGGCGGCATCATCTGCACGTGGCTCGGAGAATGGCGCGACTTGGAGTTGCTGGAACGGGAGAACCGTGAAATCAACCGCTTCCGCAAGGAAACACACGATGCGTATGTGGGTGTGGTGGAGTTGTCTCTTTTGGGCGAGTCGGTGCTGGAATGGGACGATAAGGATGTGGCGGCATACCGGCGGCAACGGATGACGGTGGATAGTATGCTTTGCCGCTTCAAGAGCCATTACGAATCGGTGCGCATAGACAGCGTGCGCCACTTGCTGGAGGACAAGGAAAAGCGGCTGTGCGCCATCATGGAGGCTCTGGAACAACAGGCGGATATCAACCGCCGGATAGCCAAGCAGGTGCCGGTGATAGTGCAAACGAGCAGGCAGGAAGAGCCGAAGAAACAGAGGAGGAAAGGTTTTCTCGGGTTGTTCGGCAAGAAACAGGAAGCACCTCCGACGACGACCACCACGATGCTCTACACACTGAACCGTGATATGATAGCGCAACAACGTGCCCAAAGCCATCGTCTGTCGGAATATGCCGACAGCCTTGCCAGCCGCAATGCGGAACTGAACCGCCAACTGCAAACCCTTATCCAGCAGATGGACCACAAGGTGCAGGCTGACTTGCAGGAACGTGAGGCGGAAATATCCGCTATGCGTGAAAAGTCGTTCTTGCAGGTAGGTATCATAACGGGTGTCATGCTGCTGTTGCTCATTATTTCATACATCATCATTCACCGCTATGCCACCCGCATCAAGCAGTACAAACGTAAGACAACAGATTTAATCGGGCAACTGCAAAAGTCCGTAAAACAAAACGAATCGTTGATAGCCTCACGCAAGAAAGCGATGCACACCATCACCCACGAGCTACGCACACCACTGACTGCCATACATGGATATGCGGAACTGATGCAGGACAACGAAGAAGAAAAGATAAGCGGTTATGCGGACAATATCCTGCAAGCCTCCAAGAGAATGACCGACATGCTCAACTCCCTGCTTGACTTCTTCCGCTTGGACAGCGGCAAGGAACAGGCGAATGTCCGTCCGTTTCGTTTGGAAAACATCGCGGAGCTGTTGCAAACGGAGTTTACGCAACAAGCAGAAGCAAAAGATCTTAAACTTACCATCGAGTGCCCGGAGGGTATTATCCTGAATGGCGACAAGGAGCGCATCATACAGATATGCGACAACCTGCTGGGCAATGCCGTCAAGTTCACGAATGCCGGAAGCGTTTCACTTGTCATAAGCTATGACGGCAATAGGCTGACCCTTGTAGTAGAGGACACCGGAACCGGCATGAGTGCGGAAGAACAACAGCGAGTGTTCGGAGCGTTCGAGCGGCTTTCCAACGCCGCCACGCAAGACGGTTTCGGATTGGGGTTAAGCATTGTGAAACAGATAGTCGGGATGCTTGGCGGCACTATACGCTTGGAAAGCGAAAAAGGAGAAGGCAGTCGTTTTACTGTGGAGTTGCCAATGAACACTGCCGATATTGGTATTGAAGAACAGACAGCCGCAGAAAGTCTGGCTCATATAGAAAGACCTTATTCTGTCATCGTATTGGACGACAATCCGATGGTATTATCCATGACAAAGGAAATGTATGCTGGTATAGGTGTGCATTGCGACACGTTCACCACTATTGGCGATGCAATGGAAGCCATGCGGCAGCACACATACGACCTCATGATAACCGATATGAAGATGCCGGAGATTAACGGCTATGAGGTGTTGGAGTTGTTACGCTCGTCAAGTGTCAGCAACTCGAAAGAGATTCCCATTGTCGTGGCGACCGCCTCCGGCAGTTGCAGCGAAGAGGAGCTGTTGGAAAATGGATTTACCGCCTGCCTGTTCAAGCCATTTTCCATTTCCGAACTGGTTGCTGTATCAGACAAATGCCTTTTGACAAGTACGGACAAGGATGAACTTCCCGACTTGTCCTCTCTGCTTGCATATGGTGACAAACGGGCGATGCTCGACCGTTTGATAACCGAAACAGAAAAGGATATGCAGGCTGTCCGGGAAATCATGGAGAGGAATGACCGCAAGGCGTTGGACGAATGGATACACCGTCAGCGAAGTTCATGGGCTGTTATCCGTGCTGACAAACCCTTGTGGAACCTGTATGAACTGCTGCATCAAGAATCTGAATGTTCCGAAATGGAATTGCGGAAATGCGTGGATGCCATGCTTCGTATGGGAACAGTTATCATAGAACTTGCGCAAAAGGAAAGGAGGTTGTCGGATGAAAGTATTTGTGATTGA
- a CDS encoding DUF2589 domain-containing protein has translation MAEEIKNQGQQENAENLNENVSGQAKEIISAALEETQNRETSPVLKADSNVTDKFKGLPMRELIAAPLIAAAEAQQELAATAWNFYQQIAFDGKSGNKARILEFDVERPIQQDGKMTTMSQSVKAPFIGLVPIPSLLIDRVDVDFQMEVTDTSNVKSTTDAEVEAKASAKHWFINAEISGKVTTARENTRMTNQTAKYQIHVTASQQPQTEGLSKLMDIMASCIEPITNESNSK, from the coding sequence ATGGCAGAAGAAATAAAGAACCAAGGGCAACAAGAAAATGCGGAAAACTTGAATGAAAATGTAAGCGGACAGGCGAAAGAAATTATCTCCGCTGCATTGGAAGAGACTCAAAACAGAGAAACTTCTCCAGTTCTTAAAGCAGATTCAAACGTGACTGACAAATTCAAGGGGCTTCCCATGCGGGAACTTATTGCAGCTCCACTTATTGCAGCAGCCGAAGCACAACAGGAATTGGCAGCGACAGCATGGAATTTCTACCAGCAAATTGCATTTGATGGTAAAAGCGGCAATAAAGCGCGTATATTGGAATTCGATGTCGAAAGACCGATACAGCAGGATGGAAAAATGACAACAATGTCACAAAGTGTCAAGGCTCCGTTTATAGGATTGGTGCCTATTCCTTCCCTGCTCATAGATCGCGTGGATGTCGATTTCCAGATGGAGGTTACCGATACATCAAACGTAAAAAGCACTACCGACGCAGAAGTAGAGGCAAAAGCTTCTGCAAAACATTGGTTTATAAATGCGGAAATCAGCGGCAAAGTCACGACCGCCCGCGAGAACACCCGCATGACCAACCAAACGGCAAAATACCAGATACATGTGACAGCCAGTCAGCAGCCGCAGACCGAAGGTCTGTCTAAACTGATGGATATAATGGCATCATGTATCGAGCCTATAACAAACGAAAGTAACAGTAAGTAA
- a CDS encoding DUF2589 domain-containing protein — MGLFHRGKKNNDDEPDSVQTNSFSDIMNGLQYAVNCAQDTLQNHQIQNLTRLFEGTNANNANTFQSKKIMVGDKTIDIPLIALISHHYLAMDNVQIKFKAKVGSVESQIPENNLLLSSPHRANLQMQMSNIKPDTDDIMEVCVNFKVQETPESISRIIDDFVKNI, encoded by the coding sequence ATGGGACTTTTTCACAGAGGCAAGAAAAATAATGACGATGAGCCGGACAGTGTTCAAACCAATTCATTCTCTGATATTATGAATGGTTTGCAGTACGCCGTAAACTGTGCACAAGATACATTACAGAATCATCAGATACAAAATCTGACCAGACTTTTTGAAGGAACAAATGCAAATAACGCAAATACGTTCCAATCAAAAAAAATCATGGTTGGAGACAAGACTATTGATATTCCACTTATAGCCTTGATATCCCATCATTATCTTGCAATGGATAATGTGCAGATAAAGTTCAAGGCGAAGGTCGGAAGCGTGGAATCACAGATTCCGGAAAACAACTTGCTGTTATCCAGTCCGCACAGAGCCAATCTCCAGATGCAGATGAGCAACATAAAACCAGATACAGATGATATCATGGAGGTTTGCGTCAATTTTAAAGTTCAGGAGACTCCGGAGAGTATTTCCCGAATCATTGACGATTTTGTAAAAAATATCTAA
- a CDS encoding fimbrillin family protein, with product MRIRFFALAALALSLAACTQDEAGFLPEGAEGTPIVFTATGLNPAAKAIAGTRAPADGNWEGVQSVAVLMDGMVKTYDVTPSTADPTSATLTSTDPYYWTNHNDITVTAWWPYTEGETTPSAVKVKANQSARKDFEGSDLIVADGQTVTYGSPTLRFTHRTARVTVVLTDYTEGLASVQLTGLSTENDNPDKITPYDKGSNTYIALVAPQSVAAGRTFITCTFTNGKTFVYKMKNATDWQAGGEYTYTVSLAAAKDLGYTIESDGSYTVTSADGLMNVAELVNGGKTDINITLDKNIDLTGKGWTPIGTSFDNSYKGTFDGGGHTITGLTVTTNDQFVGLFGYLNRAGMVKNVVMEGIQITSNHMFGCTGGVVGYSWGTIENCSVSGSVSGTDCVGGVVGSQKAGSIIGCSSSATVKGKHYVGGVAGEKWGTMTACYATGNVTLEIASQKNNFGGGVVGLNGGSRVLACYATGNVTSTGSSTGNVHIGGLFGDSYTTVTACYWKNNQERGYKTAPESTKVDGTYVTWQKAVDAMNTALQNAGSEWRYELNGALPTLRKQ from the coding sequence ATGAGGATAAGATTTTTTGCACTTGCAGCGCTCGCCCTCTCACTCGCCGCCTGCACGCAGGACGAAGCGGGCTTTCTGCCGGAAGGGGCGGAAGGCACACCCATCGTCTTCACCGCCACGGGGCTGAATCCCGCCGCGAAAGCCATCGCCGGCACCCGTGCCCCCGCGGATGGCAATTGGGAGGGTGTGCAGAGCGTGGCAGTGCTGATGGACGGCATGGTGAAGACGTACGACGTGACGCCCTCCACCGCCGACCCCACCAGCGCCACGCTGACCTCCACCGACCCGTACTACTGGACCAACCACAACGACATCACCGTCACAGCGTGGTGGCCCTACACCGAGGGCGAGACAACCCCTTCTGCTGTGAAGGTAAAAGCCAACCAAAGTGCCCGGAAAGACTTCGAGGGCAGCGACCTCATCGTAGCCGACGGACAGACGGTGACCTATGGTAGCCCCACGCTCCGCTTCACCCACCGCACGGCGCGGGTGACCGTCGTTCTGACGGACTACACCGAGGGGCTGGCATCCGTGCAGCTGACGGGTCTCTCCACCGAGAATGACAATCCAGATAAAATCACCCCGTATGACAAGGGCAGCAACACCTACATCGCCCTCGTAGCCCCGCAAAGTGTGGCAGCTGGCAGGACCTTCATTACGTGCACCTTCACTAACGGCAAAACCTTCGTTTATAAGATGAAGAATGCTACCGACTGGCAGGCGGGCGGTGAATATACCTACACCGTCTCCCTCGCTGCGGCAAAAGACCTGGGCTATACCATAGAGAGCGACGGCAGCTACACCGTGACCTCCGCCGATGGCCTGATGAATGTAGCCGAATTAGTGAACGGAGGTAAGACCGACATTAACATTACCCTCGACAAAAACATTGATCTGACGGGCAAAGGCTGGACGCCGATAGGCACAAGCTTCGATAACTCATACAAAGGCACTTTCGACGGCGGCGGCCATACCATCACGGGGTTGACCGTTACGACAAATGACCAATTTGTGGGTCTGTTCGGCTATCTCAATAGAGCTGGTATGGTGAAGAACGTGGTGATGGAAGGCATACAGATAACAAGCAATCACATGTTTGGCTGTACTGGCGGCGTGGTAGGATATAGCTGGGGCACCATTGAAAACTGCTCGGTGTCGGGTAGCGTCAGCGGCACAGATTGTGTCGGCGGTGTGGTGGGTTCACAAAAGGCCGGTTCCATCATCGGATGCAGCTCCTCTGCCACTGTGAAGGGAAAGCACTATGTCGGCGGTGTGGCAGGAGAAAAATGGGGCACCATGACAGCTTGCTATGCCACAGGCAACGTGACCTTAGAAATAGCTTCCCAAAAGAATAACTTTGGCGGCGGTGTAGTGGGATTAAACGGAGGAAGCCGCGTCCTTGCCTGCTATGCCACGGGCAACGTAACCAGTACGGGTAGCAGCACCGGCAATGTGCATATCGGCGGCTTGTTTGGAGATAGCTACACCACCGTGACCGCCTGCTATTGGAAGAACAATCAGGAACGAGGCTATAAGACCGCCCCCGAATCCACGAAGGTGGACGGCACTTACGTTACCTGGCAGAAAGCCGTCGATGCCATGAACACCGCCTTGCAGAACGCAGGCTCAGAGTGGCGTTACGAACTTAATGGAGCATTGCCTACCTTGAGGAAGCAGTAA
- a CDS encoding fimbrillin family protein — MRHRLFIPAATALLFALAACTQDELAGDNRLPEGEYPVFIRATGLSVEATPLAASSTRAAVDGDWQGVTSVALKMGDAVKEYTVTASTDFKSATLSRENDPYYWTSRDPITVSAWWPFNNADITQMPAVKVAEDQSKLADFQNSDFISAENRKVEFNNPTLEFTHRTARVTIELKPGTGFTSVAGATVSLVSLSADNGNPTAIKTYNASGNTYEALTAPQTIAAGKPFVKVELGGGTFYFRPQNNVVLEAGSRYKYTVKVNATGLTLEGCTIGSWADGGGESGAAEDLGYIYDSNTKTYTVYNTNGLMNIAELVNGGKSDINITLDTDIDLTGKDWTPIGTDYDNSYKGTFDGGGHTITGLTFTTNDEYAGLFGWLNRAGTVKNVVMEGVQITSNQIYGGSIGGVVGYSWGTIENCSVSGSVSGTVYVGGVVGAQIGGSITGCSSSATVKGTVDVGGVAGQTNSSATLTACYATGNVTIEINPAKNIAGGSLVGMNAGSSLLACYATGNVTSTGSSTGKVHIGGFLGNNYTTVTAGYWKNNHEQGIGYNRESTGATKVDGSVVTWQKAVDAMNTALQNAGSRWRYELKGALPTLMKQ; from the coding sequence ATGAGACATAGATTATTTATCCCCGCAGCCACCGCACTGCTGTTCGCCCTTGCCGCCTGCACGCAGGACGAACTTGCTGGCGATAACCGTCTGCCCGAAGGTGAATACCCTGTATTCATCCGTGCCACCGGACTGTCCGTAGAAGCAACGCCGCTGGCAGCCTCTTCCACCCGTGCCGCTGTGGACGGCGACTGGCAGGGCGTCACTTCCGTGGCACTCAAGATGGGCGATGCGGTAAAGGAATACACCGTTACGGCTTCTACCGATTTCAAGAGTGCCACGCTCTCACGCGAGAACGACCCGTACTACTGGACCAGCCGCGACCCGATTACCGTATCGGCATGGTGGCCCTTCAACAATGCCGACATCACACAGATGCCTGCCGTGAAGGTGGCCGAAGACCAAAGCAAATTGGCTGACTTCCAGAACAGCGACTTCATCTCTGCTGAGAACCGGAAGGTGGAATTTAACAACCCGACTCTTGAATTTACCCACCGCACGGCACGCGTGACAATCGAACTGAAGCCCGGCACGGGATTCACGAGCGTCGCTGGTGCCACGGTGAGCCTCGTGAGCCTGTCCGCCGATAACGGCAACCCGACCGCCATCAAGACCTACAACGCAAGCGGCAACACCTACGAGGCACTAACCGCCCCGCAGACCATTGCGGCAGGCAAACCGTTCGTCAAGGTGGAACTCGGCGGCGGCACCTTCTACTTCCGTCCGCAGAACAACGTCGTATTAGAAGCGGGCAGCCGCTATAAATATACCGTTAAGGTGAACGCCACCGGCCTGACGTTAGAGGGTTGCACCATCGGCAGCTGGGCTGACGGCGGCGGCGAGAGCGGCGCAGCCGAGGATTTGGGCTACATCTACGACAGCAACACCAAGACCTACACGGTCTATAACACCAACGGCCTGATGAATATAGCCGAATTAGTGAACGGAGGTAAGAGCGACATTAACATTACCCTCGACACTGACATTGACCTCACAGGCAAAGACTGGACACCGATAGGCACAGACTACGACAACTCATACAAAGGCACCTTCGACGGTGGCGGCCATACCATTACGGGGCTGACCTTTACGACAAATGACGAATATGCGGGTCTGTTCGGCTGGCTCAATAGAGCTGGTACGGTGAAGAACGTGGTGATGGAGGGCGTACAGATAACAAGCAATCAAATATATGGCGGCAGTATTGGCGGCGTGGTAGGATATAGCTGGGGCACCATTGAAAACTGCTCGGTGTCGGGCAGCGTCAGCGGCACGGTGTATGTCGGCGGTGTGGTGGGTGCTCAAATAGGCGGTTCCATCACCGGATGCAGTTCCTCTGCCACAGTGAAGGGAACGGTCGATGTCGGCGGCGTGGCAGGTCAGACGAATTCGAGTGCCACCCTGACCGCTTGCTATGCCACGGGCAACGTGACCATAGAAATAAACCCCGCAAAGAATATCGCTGGCGGCAGTCTGGTGGGAATGAACGCAGGAAGCAGCCTCCTTGCCTGCTATGCCACGGGCAACGTAACCAGTACGGGTAGTAGCACTGGCAAAGTACATATCGGCGGCTTTTTGGGAAATAACTACACCACCGTGACCGCCGGCTATTGGAAGAACAATCATGAACAAGGCATCGGCTACAATAGGGAAAGCACCGGAGCCACGAAGGTGGACGGCTCTGTCGTTACCTGGCAGAAAGCCGTCGATGCCATGAACACCGCCTTGCAGAACGCAGGCTCAAGGTGGCGTTACGAACTTAAAGGAGCATTGCCTACCTTGATGAAGCAGTAA
- a CDS encoding fimbrillin family protein, with amino-acid sequence MKTRFFALAMLALALAACNNDNENLNGDPVAAQFTADIAPATRASGTTWTAGDRIGITDIGNDSQYGNVPFILKNGKFEAEGKVIYIEDTKTHTFRAYYPYNAAGGILTATTDATAQQNQPAIDFLFASGATGDKNNPVVSFTDKTAKGGEDNSFHHRMSQITLTFEAGDGVNFSVVKPERYTLDGLLLTGTFNTADGIATADNGAQTGELAMNLADGVLTSSIILFPQTVASLPLVVNYKGQEYHATLTVPEGALLAGNNYTYTVKVRNKVLEVSEATIAKWNDIDGGDVGADL; translated from the coding sequence ATGAAGACAAGATTTTTTGCACTTGCGATGCTCGCCCTCGCACTGGCAGCCTGCAACAACGACAACGAGAACCTGAACGGTGACCCCGTGGCCGCCCAGTTTACCGCCGACATCGCCCCCGCCACCCGCGCCAGCGGAACCACCTGGACTGCCGGCGACCGTATCGGCATCACCGACATCGGCAACGATTCCCAGTACGGCAACGTGCCTTTCATCCTGAAAAACGGGAAATTTGAGGCAGAAGGAAAGGTTATCTATATCGAAGATACAAAGACCCATACTTTCCGCGCCTACTATCCGTACAACGCGGCGGGAGGCATCCTCACAGCCACGACCGATGCCACGGCGCAGCAGAACCAGCCTGCCATCGACTTCCTCTTTGCTTCAGGAGCCACGGGAGACAAAAACAACCCGGTAGTAAGCTTCACCGACAAAACCGCCAAAGGCGGTGAAGACAACTCCTTCCACCACCGCATGAGCCAGATAACCCTTACCTTCGAGGCGGGCGACGGCGTGAATTTCAGCGTGGTCAAGCCTGAACGTTACACGCTGGACGGATTGTTACTCACCGGTACGTTCAACACGGCCGACGGTATTGCCACCGCAGACAACGGGGCACAGACCGGAGAACTGGCCATGAATTTGGCAGACGGCGTTCTCACGTCATCGATCATCCTCTTCCCGCAGACAGTTGCATCCCTGCCGTTGGTTGTGAATTACAAAGGTCAGGAATATCATGCCACACTCACCGTGCCCGAAGGCGCACTGCTGGCGGGCAACAACTACACCTATACCGTCAAGGTACGCAACAAAGTCCTTGAAGTCAGCGAAGCCACCATTGCAAAGTGGAACGATATAGACGGTGGAGATGTGGGTGCTGACCTGTAG
- a CDS encoding FimB/Mfa2 family fimbrial subunit, whose protein sequence is MKARQYINMVGMAAAVLLSSCVKDTLYDTPHPDYGKIAVTADWSARGEGIDIPTTWTVTMGDYTGTETSATHAPNHLFAPGSYTLAVWNPAEGIMVNGTTATIAAATGNRAGTDAFVNNAPGWFFTYTKQVSIEKDKDYPLTAAMKQQVRELTLIIKPTGDAAGRITEIVAHLTGAARTLDFATDTYGAASNVVLPFTKITEGDDAGKWKATVRLLGVTGTEQLLTGEIRYADGNPTPTTLKSDITEALKGFNTGKGESLTLGGTLVETPEGMEVDGVEINGWEEVKGDDVNADL, encoded by the coding sequence ATGAAAGCAAGACAATATATAAATATGGTAGGAATGGCAGCCGCCGTGCTGCTCTCTTCCTGCGTGAAGGACACGCTTTATGACACGCCGCATCCCGACTATGGGAAGATTGCGGTGACAGCCGACTGGTCGGCACGCGGTGAGGGTATCGACATACCTACCACATGGACGGTTACCATGGGTGACTATACGGGTACGGAGACTTCCGCCACCCATGCCCCCAACCATCTGTTTGCTCCGGGCAGCTACACCCTTGCGGTGTGGAACCCTGCTGAAGGAATCATGGTAAATGGTACCACCGCCACCATTGCCGCAGCCACGGGAAACCGGGCAGGAACGGATGCCTTTGTGAACAATGCCCCGGGATGGTTCTTCACCTATACGAAACAGGTGAGCATCGAGAAAGACAAGGACTATCCGCTGACCGCCGCAATGAAGCAGCAGGTACGCGAACTGACGCTTATCATCAAACCGACGGGGGATGCCGCCGGACGCATCACGGAGATTGTTGCCCATCTGACGGGTGCAGCCAGAACTCTCGATTTCGCTACCGATACCTACGGAGCCGCTTCAAACGTCGTGCTGCCCTTCACCAAGATAACCGAAGGTGACGATGCCGGCAAGTGGAAAGCCACGGTGCGGTTGCTGGGTGTGACCGGCACGGAACAACTGCTGACGGGTGAAATCCGCTATGCGGACGGCAACCCGACCCCCACGACGCTGAAAAGCGACATCACGGAAGCCCTCAAGGGGTTCAACACCGGAAAGGGCGAATCGCTGACCCTCGGCGGAACGCTGGTTGAGACTCCCGAAGGCATGGAAGTGGACGGAGTCGAAATCAACGGCTGGGAAGAAGTGAAAGGTGATGATGTAAATGCCGATTTGTAA
- a CDS encoding DUF3575 domain-containing protein: MSRKITFLTLFLWLMTVTFPVIAQQKADTTYTFRFVTQKDMFYVPWNGNDTELARLLECIENNKATILDGKLPLLVDGYCNSQSSEVKNLATAKIRANRVKSELITRAKIKEENFITRNHVTEGDFVTVRLTVPVKETAVTDAEAEARRKAEAERLETEKRAEQERLAEEQRKAEEARLAAEKAEAEKTAQQNTLADTLSETKITTDYHLSLRANLLRWATLTPDLGLEWRICPSWGIAVNGSWTSWSWSDKDRRYALWEVAPEVRYYMGEKKAWHLGAMFKAGQFNYKLSETGKQGDLMGGGITAGYQLRLNKALDLDFNLGLGYLNADFEKYEVIDGVRVRCGNETKNWCGPINAGVTLVWKLF; this comes from the coding sequence ATGAGCAGAAAAATCACTTTTCTCACCCTGTTTCTGTGGCTGATGACGGTAACTTTTCCTGTCATTGCGCAGCAGAAAGCAGACACGACCTACACCTTCCGGTTCGTTACGCAGAAGGACATGTTCTACGTGCCTTGGAATGGCAATGACACGGAACTTGCCCGCCTGTTGGAATGTATCGAAAACAACAAAGCAACAATTCTTGACGGCAAACTGCCGCTATTGGTTGACGGATATTGCAATTCGCAGAGCAGTGAAGTCAAGAACCTTGCAACAGCGAAGATTCGTGCCAACCGTGTTAAATCAGAACTGATTACACGAGCGAAAATCAAGGAAGAAAACTTCATTACCCGCAATCATGTGACAGAGGGTGATTTTGTCACCGTGCGCCTGACGGTACCGGTAAAGGAAACAGCCGTGACGGATGCGGAAGCAGAAGCACGACGCAAGGCGGAAGCCGAACGCTTAGAAACCGAGAAGCGTGCCGAGCAGGAACGGCTTGCCGAAGAGCAGCGCAAGGCGGAAGAAGCCCGACTTGCCGCTGAAAAGGCAGAAGCCGAGAAAACCGCTCAACAAAATACACTTGCCGACACGCTGTCGGAAACCAAAATCACAACTGATTATCATCTCTCCCTGCGTGCCAACCTGCTGCGCTGGGCTACCTTGACACCAGATTTAGGACTTGAATGGCGCATCTGTCCATCGTGGGGCATTGCCGTAAACGGCTCGTGGACTTCTTGGAGCTGGAGTGACAAAGACCGCCGCTATGCACTCTGGGAAGTGGCTCCGGAAGTACGTTACTATATGGGTGAGAAGAAAGCCTGGCATCTGGGCGCGATGTTCAAGGCTGGACAGTTCAACTACAAGCTTTCCGAAACAGGCAAGCAGGGCGACCTGATGGGTGGCGGCATCACCGCCGGCTATCAGCTGCGACTAAACAAGGCATTAGATCTTGATTTCAACCTCGGTTTGGGCTACCTGAATGCCGATTTCGAAAAATATGAAGTCATCGATGGTGTGCGCGTGCGCTGTGGCAACGAGACAAAAAATTGGTGTGGCCCCATCAACGCCGGTGTGACATTGGTATGGAAGTTATTCTAA